TATAAATAGGTCTTTTAAGATCAGGTTTAGCTAAACCCATAGATGGCAGTGACACGGAAAGAGAAGGTAGAGATGCGCCCCAGAGCACCCACCTGCTGACTGCCTGCTCTGAGCTCTGCTGCCCTCCTGGGGCACCTAGCACAGTGGAAGGAGCACTGGACTGGGCCGGGAGTCAGGAAACGAGGGTTTCAATCCCAGCTCTACTGACCATCAAGCGCATGACCTTGGACTAGTCATTTCACTGCTCCTGAGCCTccgtctcctcatctgtaacctGGGACTATTGAGAGTACCTAGGATCTCTGGTTGTTGTGatgaatacagttttaaaatgcatatgaAGCACCTGGTACTTGGTAAgcgctcagtaaacatttgctagTATGATTATTATTTGCTGCAGGAGATCTGGCCTAGAATCCCAGCCCTTACCATTAGAATCAGGAAACTTGCTGTGTGCTTTTGAGCAAgtaattttctctctctgggcttcagtttcttcatctgtaaaatgggaaaaaatcgTAACCAAACTGCCTGGCTCAGGGAAAGAGAGTTAAAGGATCAACTAAGAACcaggtagggaattccctggcggtccagtggttaggactccacgcttccactgcagggggcatgggttcaatccctggtcggggatctaagatcttgcaagctatgtggtgaggccaaaaaaacccaaaaaaccaaaaaaaacccaaatatatatatatatatatatatatatatatatatatatatatatatacacgaaCCAGGTAGTAGTATTATTATAACTACACGAGAAATAGTACAGAAATAGTACAGCAATCAAAAAGTGTGGAggttatgggaattccctggtggtccagtagatacgactcagcactttcactccTGGGCCCCAGGTTGGATCCCCTGactggggaacgaagatcccaaaAGCTGCTCggtgctgcaaaaaaaaataataaataaataaataaataaagtgcagGGGTTAGAGCCAAATTGCCTGATTTTCAATCCCAGCTCCACCCTTACTTAGATTCGCTTACTATCCTATGtctgttttctcatatttaaaatggaaataatgatggCAACTACCTCATAGAGtagttgtgaggataaaataatgTAGGTAAAGTGTACAGTCACaggcacagaatatctttttttttttgaatttttgaattttactttttttttttttaacatctttattggagtataactgttttacaatagtgtgttagtttctcctttacaacaaagtgaatcagttatacatatacatatgttcccatatctcttccctcttgtgcctccctccctcccaccctccctatcccacccctctcatggtcacaaagcacagaggtgatctccctgtgctatgcggcagcttcccactagctatctaatttacatttggtagtgcatatatgtccctgccactctctcacttcgtcacagcttacccttccccctccccacgtcctcaagtccatgctctagtaggtctgtgttttattcccatcctaccactaatctcttcatgacattttttttcttagattccatatatatgtgttagcatacggtatttgtttttctccttctgacttacttcactctgtatgacagactccaggtctatccacctcattacaaataactcagtttcatttctttttatggctgagtaatattccattgtatatatgtgccacatcttctttatccattcatctgttgatggacacttaggttgcttccatgccgtgactgtctttaaataaaaaccattatttctcctactggttccttggctgctgcttctgttgtacagatcttcctcaacttaccatggggttacgtcccagtaaacccatggtaagttgaaaatatcataaattgaaaatgcatttaatacacctgacgtgtcaaacatcactgcttagcttcacctacattcagtgcactcagaacacctaggttagcctatagttgggcaaaatcatctaatgcaaggactattttttaataaagtgctgaccatctcgtgtaatttattgactactgtactgacaagcagagtgcttgtctgggtccgtggtggttgcatctatccgctgtctcctggtgtggtcgcgtggctggtggggagctggggctttgccacccagcatcaggaggaagtgtctttccccatacggtgggcccgaggaaagctcaaaattcaaaagtcgaagtagtttctactgaatgcgtattgctttcgcattactgtaaagttaaaaaatcctaagttgattttcttactcgtgaaaagtatattcagtcactcggtaatactgatttccgttcaagaacgctatagtcgagttggagagaaaagatgaacacacaggaggagaggcaaagaatttccccctgaaaactggttggtatagcgtgctctaggatctcagagggaaaagaatcaacagagggtagtcctggagggctttacggaggaggtgggaattgagcttgttcttagcggatggttagtattggagcagctggagagaacagagagagagggaagttcttggtgaaaaccTTTCAGTCCATTGAGGAGCTCTAATTTTGAGTAACTGTGCTAACATGTAATTAATGTGCCGATGTACAAAACTGAAAATGTCTGAAGAAGGCATGGAGATGCTTCTGGGTGCTAATCTGGGAACTTCGCACAGCCTCCTGCAAGGTTCCCGGGGGCAGGTCCTGATCAACGGGTAAACGGATGAGTAATTCTCTGTACCATGGACATTCTTGACCCTTGGCGTGTTCCGTCTCCTCCTCATTGTCCCCGTCGATCCCGCACGTGTCCTGGTCGTCCAGCTCCAGGCTCTGCTGGCTGGCCGCGGACTCGCTGTCCTCCGCCATCGCGGCGGCGCGGGCTGGGGCGGCGCTCCGGCAGCTGGCGCTGGgggttaattttactttttatacagcaggttcttattagttatccattttatacatattagtctatacatgtcaatcccaatctcccagttcatcccaccaccacccccaccaccatcctccccgccactttccccgcttggtgtccatacgtttgttctctacatctgtgtccctatttctggCACAGAATATCTTAAGTATTATGATTACTAGGCATACATCACATGGTACCTAAATTGCTTGAGGCTTTAGAATCAGAGAGACCTGCCTCCATATGCCAGCTCTATTATttaggctgtgtgaccttggacaagtcacttcccctccctgAGTTTCAGCTTCCTCCTCTCTACATTGGAAGACTATAACAACCCCTGATTCCTTAGGCAACCCCTTTGCTTTCCCTGATGCAGCAAAGCACAtgtgcagtgcctggcatgtagtacaTGTGGTAGGTGCTCATGGAAAAtgccttccctcttcttttcctcttggcTCCTCTCCTCAGCATTTTTGTCAATGGTCTACTTGAACGTCCTTCTGACCCAGAGCCCCTTCACTGCTTCTAGAAATCTCCCCATCAATGCTGAGGCCAGAACTACGCACAGCATGTTCTGGTGGGAAGAACCCTTGATTGGCAGTCAGAAAACCAGGCTGGCTTCCTTCTCTTTGTAATGGAAGAATTCTGATATATTGTTTCAAGGAGTCATGACCTTGGGCCATGAGCTTTCCCTCTCTGGTCTTGAGCTCCATGACGAGGCTATTACCTTCTGTATCATGATATTTTGCAATCTTGTGATTTGGTGGCAAAGGCCAAGGTTAGGATTAAGCCTTAGTTGGGCTGGGGATGGGATTGGGTGGTGTGCAGCTACTCTTGAGTACCCTGACATCCTTGAGGGAGGTGACTTGTTTGGAGGCAGGATACATCCTACTCCCATGGAATGGCGGTTGGAGGTGGCTCCGTAGGGCTGAGGAATCAAGTTCACGTTGGAAAACTGCCTAGTGGGTACAAAACCAACCTGCTGTCATGCCCTTGTTTACCCAGCTTTCCAGGGCTGCTCGGCGGCCTGGTCCTGCTGAATGGGCGTGAGGGGGAACGAGGGGGCATAGCCAGTCCAGAGACCTCATGTTCTATTCCCCCTAAAAACCTGCTCCTAGGAAAGGAGCAGGGAAACCCCCTCATACTCAGGTACAACAAATCATAACAGCTCAAAAGCACCCTATCTTTTCAAATAGGTTTTctttgcaggattttttttagattctccccgccctccccaccccaccccaccccaccccccgccaaatttgtatttttcaatcGACGAAAACAACTTATGCAACACAGAGACTTCAAGACAAACCGGGGCGCCAGGTTCCTGCGCAAAATGCTAAAAAGGCTTAAGCAGAGGGTGTTGCCAAAAGTGGCATTTCGGGCATCAGAAGGACGGTCATACCTTTATGAAAGGCTGCAGACCTTTAAATACATCTACACTGAGCAGAGGAAGGCTACGGAGAATGCCTTGACTTCCCAGCTCTATTATGTAACAAATACGTGTACAGAGCTCAGTAAGGGCCCTGCACTGACTCTTcatttccccacctccagccatCGGGGCTTGCATTCCAAGTCCCTTTACTTGATGTGACGTTGGACCAGCCACTTCCCATCTCGggggctcagtttccccatcggtAAAACAAGGATTATATGCTCCCCTATTCCCAGGACACGTCAAACCTAATCGGGAAGGATTTGACTGGGTTCGATGAGAGCGTAAAATAATCGGTTGAAAGCCAGGCGAAAAGTCCGATAACATTTACTCCTCTCCCACCAAGCCAAAACATCCCAGTCTCACGCTCTTCTGAGCTGTTCCGGGAAGGGCGTGGTCAGGCCACTGGGAGCCACGCCCCCGGACGTGGGACCAGCCTTAGCCGCGCCCAGCCCTGCGGCCCAGGGAAGGGACCCAGCAATGACGTCATGTAGCCACTCCTATGTATTCCTCCGCCGGAGAGAAAGTAGCTCCCAACCCATAGAGGACTCCGTCACCCATACTAGGAGACATGTAAAATCCTATATTCTCTGAGAACTCTATTATGGTTTTGAGACCTTGGGGCCACCTTCCGGCACACTGGAAGCCTGTCTTTCTCCGGGCCGGCGTAGGAAGTAGTCCCGGCCTACGGAAGGCCGATGGGTCCCTCCGCAGCGGGAGAAAGAGGATGGCGACTTCGTCGATGCCGGAGTCGGAGAGGAACGCGGCTACGAAAGCGTCAGGTGAGCGTCGGGTGGAGTCAGGTCGCCCCACTGCACCTTGCCGTGAAGTGGGGCCACACTGCGGGGATACCCGGCGGCGAGGTCCCGGGCCGGCGGGGCTGTCCGAACAGGGCCCCGGGGTCCCAGGCCCTTTAGTCGCTCTCGCACTTGCCTGAGCGGAAACCCGGAGCCGCCACAAGATGGCGTCGGGCCTGGAGCGCAGGCAGCGCCGGGGACAGCCCCGAGTCTCCAGGCCCCGGGACCGTCGCTGTCAGCCCCCTCCGCACGGGAACCAGGGGAGGGGGGAGCGAACCGCTGACCCAGGGGGCTTGCGGGCTGTACCACCTACTCTGCACCCGGGGGCCTCGGTCGGGGGACCGAAGGGCTGAACCACTGAGCCCGGACGGGGCCCGTAGAGTGAACCACTCTGCGGGAATCATGGAGGGGAGGAGCAAAGGGTCAAGATTACCCGCCACTGACCACCCTCCGGGGATGGGGGAAAGGACCCGAGACGGGGAGGCAAGGCTTCCTGGTCCTGTTTTCCCGAAGCTCCCCTCGCAATACACTAGAAAGCCCCACCCCGTCGGCGACTCAGTGTTTGCACCTGCGAAATGGGCATATGGGTGCAGCTGAGTGCGCCGCGGGGACCCGGTATGAAGCCCACCTGTTCCAGCCCCCGTCACCTCTTCTCGCAGAGTAAAGGCCCCGGACCCTGGGCCCCCCTGTTAGGCCGCCCCCCGAGCCGATGGAGGAGAACGAGGTGGAGAGCAGTAGCGACGCGGCCCCTGGTCCTGGCCGGCACGAGGAGCCCTCTGAGAGCGGCTTGGGCGTGGGCACCTCGGAAGCCGTGTCGGCCGACAGCAGCGACGCCGCGGCCGCTCCGGGGCCAGCCGAGGCCGACGACTCTGGCGTGGGGCAGAGTTCGGACCGCGGCACCAGCTCTCTGGTATGGACATTGCTGGCCGGCGTGGGTGGTGGCAGGGACAGCAGGCAGCAGTGCCTGGCGGCCAAGGGGAAGAAGCCAGCGCGGCTTGCTTATAGCTAgtatttgtttatggtttactgtGAGTCGGGCACCATGCCAGGCCCTTAGCGTGGATTTTCTCATTTAAGTCTCATACCTTGTAAGGCACATACTACTCTTTTCCACATCTTACAGAGGAGCAAACTGAGACACAGCGCTAGGATTCAAATCTAGGCTGTGGGCTGACCCACTGCACTACCCATTGTCCTCACTCTTTGGGATGCAGGTGACCTGGTTCAAGTCTTGGCTGTACCACTGATTCACTGGGACACCTCTTTGAACCTCggtcttccatcttttttttttttttttttttttttttttttgcggtacgNNNNNNNNNNNNNNNNNNNNNNNNNNNNNNNNNNNNNNNNNNNNNNNNNNNNNNNNNNNNNNNNNNNNNNNNNNNNNNNNNNNNNNNNNNNNNNNNNNNNNNNNNNNNNNNNNNNNNNNNNNggtacgcgggcctcgcactgttgtggcctctcccgttgcggagcacaggctccagacgcgcaggctcagcggccatggctcacgggcccagccgctccacggcatgtgggatcctcccggaccggggcacgaacccgcgtcccctgcattggcaggcggactctcaaccactgcgccaccagggaagcccctcggtCTTCCATCTTTAAAACGGAGCAGAAATACCTACTCCTGAGGGTGCTCTGTTGTGAGCAGCCACCAGACATTTTCTTGGAAACGCTTTGTAAAATagtctcctggctctgccacctcctggCTCTGTGATCTTAGATAAGCTACCCAAACTTTTAgctgtcagttttctcatctgtagagtgGGAATAATAAATATACTTGCCTCAATaggtttttcgttttttttttttttttggagaactaaatgaattaatatatgcaaagcaattaACACAGGGCTCAGTACATGGTAAGCAGCCAATAAGTATCAGCCATTACCGTTGTCATTGTCTGCAAGATAGAGGTCATTTTCAGGACATCACATTATAGAGGTGCacaacagtagcccccactctggGGTCCAGGGGTTTTATTAATTCAGCAGAGATGGACTTAGCATGTGCCCAGCTTGTGCTGGACCCAGGGGATACAGCAGGAGACAAGAGATATGTGGTCCTGGCCCTTATGGAGTCTGACCTGGGAGACGTAACATTGCAGAGTGAACCATAATGTGATGGCGGGACACAGGCCACTATAGCACTGAGGATGGAGAGGTCCTAACTTGGCTTTGGGGGTCAGGGTCAGCTTCCCAGGAGAGGTACCAGCTGAATGGCAGTGAGAAGGCTGAGTAAGAGTTAGCCACGGTGTGATGCTAGGAAGTGtttcaagcagagggaacagcttaTTTGAAAGCCTGACAAGAATACCCTCACCTGGCTGTTGTGTGAGGTGTGGGAAACGTGGGGCCTTGTACCTGGCTGGAGCCAGGTACCCTGGCGCTTGTTCTTGGGGGAGCTCTGTGACTAGAGGGTTTCTCTCGCTGGTCCTCAATGGGGGTGAGGGCGTGGGTGGCTCCACCTACCACATCCTTGGGCCAGGGTTGGGGGCAGCctgccctgccccatccctggcTCCTAAACTCCCCCTTTGCCTGTTTCCCGTCCTCCAGGAGGAGGTGTCCGAGAGCAGCTCCAGCACAGACCCCCTGCCCCATGGCTACCTCCCTGATTCATCTTCTGTTTCCCACGGGCCAGTGGCAGGGGTGACAGGCGGCCCCCCAGCCCTGGTGCACTCCAGCGCACTCCCAGACCCCAGCATGCTGGTGTCCGACTGCACGGCTTCTTCCTCAGACCTGGGCTCGGCCATTGACAAGATCATCGAGTCCACCATCGGGCCCGACCTCATCCAGAGTGAGTCAGGCCACAAGGGGCAAGAGTTGCCCCATAAGGGTTTCCCTGAAGAACCAGCTGTGCAGACTCAGGCAGATAACCTTACCACTCTGAGTTTGTAACATGGAAACAGTAACCTCGTCTCATAGTGGTAAACGACGTGGGGATTTAATGAGATGGTACAGTGTAGTTCCTGGCATGTTATAAGCActcaatagatatagaaacaGCGATACCTAACTTTGTACCGGAGTCTCTTCTAAATACTTTACCTGCAGTAGTTCATTAATCCTCTTGGTAACCCCAAAAGGTAGATGCTGTTATTATTCTCACAGTCTGGATGAGAAAGCCAAGGCACAGAGGACGTAAACTAATGTACCCGCTGTCATCAGCAAGTGTTGGGGCATGAGCTCAGACAGTGACTCCAGAGCGGGTGCTCATGATTTACCAAACTACTTTCTATTATTAATGATCTGTGTAAGGGTTGTAGCACCTGGAAAAGCCCTGGGATGGTCTGAAAAGCGAGTCCTCCTTTAATGGTTAAAGGTTGGCAGCTGTGGACTGGCTACTGGGCCAGTGTGTCACACACAGCAGACCTCTCAACAGCCCTGCCCTGGACAGGAAGTGGGCAATGGGGCAGCGGACTCACAGTCGCACGGGTGAGTCAGAATGAGTGTGGGCAGTGACAATTGTCATTATCAGCTGTGCATCCTCTCCTCACACCTCTGCCCAGGCTGCATCACCGTGACCAGTGCTGAGGGGAGTGGATCCGAGACCACACGGTACCTGATCCTGCAGGGACCAGACGATGGTAAGACTCCAGGCGCCAGACCCAGGGAACCCTGCCGTGGGTGGGGGAGTAGGACAGGGAGGCTCTGCCATAGAttcactgtgtgatcttggcagCTTCTCCACTGCCTTGGGCCTCTCAGTTCCTCCACTGTTACTCCGGTGGGGAGTGGGGTTCTAGGATCCCTGGGCCTgcctgggagggggcagctgtAGCTCGTGGCCAGCCTCCCCCTCCACTTCCTCCCCTCTGATTCCCTCACCTTCCCAGGGGCCCCCATGGCATCACCAATGTCCAGTTCCACCCTGGCCCACAGCCTGGCAGCCATCGAGGCTCTAGCTGATGGCCCCACGTCCACATCCACGTGCCTGGAGCCACCTGAGGAGGTGCAGGGTGGGCCCAGCTCCCCAGCGCAGCCACGCCTGGGTTCTGGCGCCGAGGAGCCAGACCTGCAGAGCCTGGAGGCcatgatggaggtggtggtggtgcagCAGTTCAAGTGCAAGATGTGCCAGTACCGGAGCAGCGCCAAGGCCACACTGTTGCGCCACATGCGGGAGCGGCACTTCTGCCCAGGTGCGTTGACGGTGGCCTGCCTGGCCGCCTgcacaggcagggctggggtgccAAGAGTCAGACGCAGCAAGCTTGTTGTACCTccagcagccgccgccgccggaaAAAAGGGACGTCTGCGGAAATGGGGCGCCTCCGCCAGGACCCAGGAGGAAGAGGGCCCAGAGGAGGAAGACGATGATGACATCATAGACGCCGGCGCCATCGATGACCTGGAAGGTAGGCTACTGTGGCTCTCGGGCCTGTCACCCGCACCCACATCTGCAAATACTGAGCTCCCCCTGGCCCGTAGGGAGGGCCAGGGAAGAGGAACTGGCACACACACAGCCACGAGTGCCTCCAGCATAAGATAGAGGAGTTGGAGCTCTGGGACCAGGAGTTTTGTGTGCAGCTGTATGGGCCATGCGCTGAAAAATAGTACTGTGTCCAAGAGGGTCACATTCACATTTGTCTagcagaaatagaatggaagccacgtgtgttttttgttgtcatattaaaagtaaaaagagggcttccctggtggcgcagtgattgagagtccgcctgccaatgcaggggacgtgggttcgtgccccggtccgggaggatcccacatgccgtggagcggctgggcccgtgagccatggccgctgagcctgcacatccggagcctgtgctccgcaatgggagaggccacaacagtgagacgcctgcgtactgcaaaaaaataaaaaaaattaaaaaaaataaaaagaaaaagatgaatttaagttcagtcatatattttatttacccattctgtctaaaatattatttcaatatgcAATGATTATAAAAAGTTATTAGTAAGTTTTACGTTCGTTTTCTCATACTAATTTTTGGAAATCtgttgtgtattttatacttaattaTGTTTCCATTTAGACTAggcatatttcaagtgctcagtagccacatatggctagtgaGGGAGCTAGTGGCTCTCCATTGAGGGAGCTACTGGCTCCCTCAGTGGGTAGCACAGTCCTACTTTGTAGACTGGAGTGGCTAGACAACTGTTTTCTAACAATGGCCATAAGGTTTATTGAGGAAGGAGTGCTTTTTTCTGATTCCCATAAAGGTGCCATCTGAGCTAGTGGTAGGTGTTAGGAAATGTACAGAGGAAGGATTGCAGGGGCCAGAGAGTGGCGCTCACTGTTAGCCAGGGGGACATCAAgagggcttcccggaggaggcATCACTGGTGGGTTTGAAGGGAGGAACAGGCAGGGATAGGGAAGTGGGCCTCTTTCCAGGGAAGCTGGCAAGGGGTCAGGGCTGAAAGGTCAAGGCTGATGCCCCCCTTCTCTTGCTGTCCCCCCAGAGGACAGCGACTATAACCCTGCTGAGGATGAGCCCCGGGGCCGGCAGCTACGGCCCCAGCGCCCCACTCCCAGTACACCGAGACCCCGCAGGAGACCTGGCCGGCCCCGGAAGCTGCCTCGCCTGGAGACCTCGGATCTCTTGGATGGTGAGACTTACTTGTGGGAGGGGCTGTGCGGCGGGGCCCAGGGGTGGCCTCGTTCCCTGCTTGCTTCCATGGAGCCCTTGCAGACGTGCTTGCAGAGCAGCACGTCTCAGCCCCACCAGGGTGACCTGCAGGCCTCCTGGTAAAGGGGAAAACTCCCCCATACCAAGTTTGAGAGTTAGGATATAGCAGCTTTCTGAAAAGGCTTTTCAGTGGTAAGTTGTCACAGCACCGAAGTTTGAGTATTTGTAACTGAACTAATAAGATAAGTTTTAAGAATTATtactaaaatgagaataattctGAGGCCTGAGACTGTGTTGGAGGAGCATGGCCTTGGAGCATTACAAGCCGGGGACAGGAAAGACCTGCCGTGGGCATGaatgctggctctgccacctaccagctgtgtgacctggagcatgTTACTTTGCCTCTTGAATCTCCCTTTCCCTTATTCTGAATGGAGGTAATAGTATCTGGCTCTTAGGATTGTTTTTTAAGGCTTAAATAGACATGGAAAAAATACACGGTAGCTGTTTTTGTACGTGCAGTTGTGGGTGTTGTATTTATTagtcttctttttcaaataactttttacTGAGGTATATGTGTGGAAAAGCAGATGTATGCTAAGTGACTCAGCTTAGTGAATTcacagctcagtgaattttcacaagGTTAACACACCTGAATAACCTGGCACCccattaagaaacaaaatgttacCCGCGTTGCCTGTAGCAtataattctgaatttttaaaacattacgtTGAAATGCCGTTAGTGTTTTTGAATAGGTAACGCATTCGGATGTTCAGACGTCAGAGGCTTTGCGAGTGTGTGCTGTGatgtctcttcccttcctcccgtCTGCCCTCCAACTACCCAGCCTCCGTTGGGAAAACCAGTGTTTAAGTGTTGCTGTTGCTCCCCAGACCTTAGAACGTTCCCGTGAGGTCACTAGAGCAACAATTAtatccatttgacagatggggaaaatgagactcagagaggggaGTGGCTTTGCCTGAGAACACACAGCAAGTCGATGACAGAGCTTAGCCTACCCACAGGTCTCCTGGCCGTGAGGTCCCAGCTCTCCCAGTGCTGCTCCAGACTCTCCCATTTAAGTCGTGCTGTGCTAACAGCCCGTCAGCTGCAGGAGGGGGCATATGTCCACGCTGCCTCGTAACCACGGGCTGCCTGTGTCTGTCCCGTGACCTGACAGGCCCATCAGTGGTCTGTGACAGTGTGGGGGGGGGAGGATATTTTGGCTGGCCTCTGGCACACCTGTCCACATCTGTCCTGGTGTGTCCATAGCAGGTGTGGAAGGAGAGCCTCTGGTCAGCTCCCAGACTGGACAGAGCCCTCCGGAGCCACAAGACCCCGAGGCACCCAGCTCCTCAGGCCCAGGATGCCTGGTGGCCCTGGGCAAGGCCAACCGGCCCCCCGTGGAACCCGGCGTGAGCCAGTCAGATGTGGAGAACGCAGCACCGTCCTTCCAGGACGAGCCcgacgccccgccccgccgccgtGGGCGACCGTCCAGGCGCTTCCTCGGCAAGAAATACCGCAAGTACGGCAGCGAGCAGAGatgagggctgggggcagggggaagtgGCCGGCTGCTGGCCCAGCCAGACCTCTCCCCAACACCCTCCTGGCAGGTACTATTAC
This region of Physeter macrocephalus isolate SW-GA chromosome 14, ASM283717v5, whole genome shotgun sequence genomic DNA includes:
- the LOC102977106 gene encoding zinc finger protein 335 isoform X5, whose amino-acid sequence is MEENEVESSSDAAPGPGRHEEPSESGLGVGTSEAVSADSSDAAAAPGPAEADDSGVGQSSDRGTSSLEEVSESSSSTDPLPHGYLPDSSSVSHGPVAGVTGGPPALVHSSALPDPSMLVSDCTASSSDLGSAIDKIIESTIGPDLIQSCITVTSAEGSGSETTRYLILQGPDDGAPMASPMSSSTLAHSLAAIEALADGPTSTSTCLEPPEEVQGGPSSPAQPRLGSGAEEPDLQSLEAMMEVVVVQQFKCKMCQYRSSAKATLLRHMRERHFCPAAAAAGKKGRLRKWGASARTQEEEGPEEEDDDDIIDAGAIDDLEEDSDYNPAEDEPRGRQLRPQRPTPSTPRPRRRPGRPRKLPRLETSDLLDAGVEGEPLVSSQTGQSPPEPQDPEAPSSSGPGCLVALGKANRPPVEPGVSQSDVENAAPSFQDEPDAPPRRRGRPSRRFLGKKYRKYYYKSPKPLLRPFLCRICGSRFLSHEDLRFHVNSHEAGNPQLFKCLQCSYRSRRWSSLKEHMFNHVGSKPYKCDECSYTSVYRKDVIRHAAVHSRDRKKRPDPTPKLSSFPCPVCGRVYPMQKRLTQHMKTHSTEKPHIVESPLRSATPSRCTCSRTSRPSPTAGSSASSVSSFVRTRRRC
- the LOC102977106 gene encoding zinc finger protein 335 isoform X3: MEENEVESSSDAAPGPGRHEEPSESGLGVGTSEAVSADSSDAAAAPGPAEADDSGVGQSSDRGTSSLEEVSESSSSTDPLPHGYLPDSSSVSHGPVAGVTGGPPALVHSSALPDPSMLVSDCTASSSDLGSAIDKIIESTIGPDLIQSCITVTSAEGSGSETTRYLILQGPDDGAPMASPMSSSTLAHSLAAIEALADGPTSTSTCLEPPEEVQGGPSSPAQPRLGSGAEEPDLQSLEAMMEVVVVQQFKCKMCQYRSSAKATLLRHMRERHFCPAAAAGKKGRLRKWGASARTQEEEGPEEEDDDDIIDAGAIDDLEEDSDYNPAEDEPRGRQLRPQRPTPSTPRPRRRPGRPRKLPRLETSDLLDAGVEGEPLVSSQTGQSPPEPQDPEAPSSSGPGCLVALGKANRPPVEPGVSQSDVENAAPSFQDEPDAPPRRRGRPSRRFLGKKYRKYYYKSPKPLLRPFLCRICGSRFLSHEDLRFHVNSHEAGNPQLFKCLQCSYRSRRWSSLKEHMFNHVGSKPYKCDECSYTSVYRKDVIRHAAVHSRDRKKRPDPTPKLSSFPCPVCGRVYPMQKRLTQHMKTHSTEKPHMCDKCGKSFKKRYTFKMHLLTHIQAVANRRFKCEFCEFVCEDKKALLNHQLSHVSDKPFKCSFCPYRTFREDFLLSHVAVKHTGAKPFACEYCHFSTRHKKNLRLHVRCRHASSFEEWGRRHPEEPPSRRRPFFSLQQIEELKQQHSAAPGPPSSSPGPPEVSSGSRQGR
- the LOC102977106 gene encoding zinc finger protein 335 isoform X1, with protein sequence MEENEVESSSDAAPGPGRHEEPSESGLGVGTSEAVSADSSDAAAAPGPAEADDSGVGQSSDRGTSSLEEVSESSSSTDPLPHGYLPDSSSVSHGPVAGVTGGPPALVHSSALPDPSMLVSDCTASSSDLGSAIDKIIESTIGPDLIQSCITVTSAEGSGSETTRYLILQGPDDGAPMASPMSSSTLAHSLAAIEALADGPTSTSTCLEPPEEVQGGPSSPAQPRLGSGAEEPDLQSLEAMMEVVVVQQFKCKMCQYRSSAKATLLRHMRERHFCPAAAAAGKKGRLRKWGASARTQEEEGPEEEDDDDIIDAGAIDDLEEDSDYNPAEDEPRGRQLRPQRPTPSTPRPRRRPGRPRKLPRLETSDLLDAGVEGEPLVSSQTGQSPPEPQDPEAPSSSGPGCLVALGKANRPPVEPGVSQSDVENAAPSFQDEPDAPPRRRGRPSRRFLGKKYRKYYYKSPKPLLRPFLCRICGSRFLSHEDLRFHVNSHEAGNPQLFKCLQCSYRSRRWSSLKEHMFNHVGSKPYKCDECSYTSVYRKDVIRHAAVHSRDRKKRPDPTPKLSSFPCPVCGRVYPMQKRLTQHMKTHSTEKPHMCDKCGKSFKKRYTFKMHLLTHIQAVANRRFKCEFCEFVCEDKKALLNHQLSHVSDKPFKCSFCPYRTFREDFLLSHVAVKHTGAKPFACEYCHFSTRHKKNLRLHVRCRHASSFEEWGRRHPEEPPSRRRPFFSLQQIEELKQQHSAAPGPPSSSPGPPEVSSGSRQGR
- the LOC102977106 gene encoding zinc finger protein 335 isoform X4, with amino-acid sequence MEENEVESSSDAAPGPGRHEEPSESGLGVGTSEAVSADSSDAAAAPGPAEADDSGVGQSSDRGTSSLEEVSESSSSTDPLPHGYLPDSSSVSHGPVAGVTGGPPALVHSSALPDPSMLVSDCTASSSDLGSAIDKIIESTIGPDLIQSCITVTSAEGSGSETTRYLILQGPDDGAPMASPMSSSTLAHSLAAIEALADGPTSTSTCLEPPEEVQGGPSSPAQPRLGSGAEEPDLQSLEAMMEVVVVQQFKCKMCQYRSSAKATLLRHMRERHFCPAAAAAGKKGRLRKWGASARTQEEEGPEEEDDDDIIDAGAIDDLEEDSDYNPAEDEPRGRQLRPQRPTPSTPRPRRRPGRPRKLPRLETSDLLDAGVEGEPLVSSQTGQSPPEPQDPEAPSSSGPGCLVALGKANRPPVEPGVSQSDVENAAPSFQDEPDAPPRRRGRPSRRFLGKKYRKYYYKSPKPLLRPFLCRICGSRFLSHEDLRFHVNSHEAGNPQLFKCLQCSYRSRRWSSLKEHMFNHVGSKPYKCDECSYTSVYRKDVIRHAAVHSRDRKKRPDPTPKLSSFPCPVCGRVYPMQKRLTQHMKTHSTEKPHMCDKCGKSFKKRYTFKMHLLTHIQAVANRRFKCEFCEFVCEDKKALLNHQLSHVSDKPFKCSFCPYRTFREDFLLSHVAVKHTGTRRRAGAQRETWLVSVLAHQNAQSVGFPELGNTSQRVNQLETFLGS